The sequence CGCGTCGCCGCTTTTGGCGTGCAACTTTTTTTTCCAGCGGGCCCGGGCCCTTGGCGCCACGTTTCAATTCAAGGCCGATGTCACCGGCATCCTGGTGGAAAAGGGGGCCGTGACCGGCGTAGCCACCTCCGCCGGTCGGTTTTCGGCGCCCGTGGTGATTGATGCGGCCGGCCCATATTCCGCGGACCTGAACCGGTCCCTGGGAGTGGATATCCCCGTGGTGTCCGAATCCCATGAGGGCGCCGTCACCGAGCCGGTGCAGATGTTCTGCCCGGCCATGGTCGTGGACATGCGGCCGGCCGAGGGGTCGCTCAACTACTATTATTACCAGAACAAACACGGCCAGCTGATTTTCTGTATCACCCCGGATCCCCCGATTCCGGGCACCAGCCACGACGAGACCTCCAGATTTCTCCCGCAGGTCTGCTCCCGGATGGTTTCGCTCATGCCCCGCCTGAAACATATCCGGGTCCGCCGGGTCTGGCGCGGGTTGTACCCGATGACGCCGGACGGGTCGCCGTTTGTCGGATGGAACCGAAAGGTTGACGGGCTGCTGCATGCCACAGGTATGTGCGGCCAGGGCTTCATGCTGGGACCCGGTGTCGGCGAGGTCGTCGCGCGCATGGTCATCCGGAATGAAACACCAGAGGACCGGATCGTTCTGGAAAAGTTCAGCCTCTACCGCGATCTGGGCGCCGGCATGGAAGCGCTTAAATAACGGCGGGTTTCACCGTCTGGCGGTGTGTTTATTTTCGTCTGCATCGGTTTGCCCCGGATGCTTTCACGCTGATGCTCGAATCAAAAGAAAAACATCCCGGGGCTGTTGCCATGTTTTTGCGGTACCGGAAAATTATTATACTACAGCTTTTAAAACTGAGTTTATAGAGCCGATAAGAAAAAAAATTGACCAGACAAGGGCAATAATCAGCACAATAATTCCTGCAATTCCATCTGTGATGCTTGCAAGAAACGACGGAACAATATTATGGCAAAGCGAGACAATCACACCTGAAACAACGGATGTCACTATAATCAGGACAAGTCCTTTATTTTCAATAAATCGTCTGTGTGACAGGATAAGAAGAATTGCAAAGGCAAATTTTAGCATCATGATATAGCTGAGCATCAGTCTTGCCCCGCCTGTGTCAAAATGCCCGTATATCGCAAGGTAAGCAAGGGTACCGAATATCGGTGTTGCAAAAAGGACCACCATTATTGCAAGTTTTAAAAGGATGTAAAAAATAAGACCAATTGCAGTTATTATCATGATCACGCTAAAAACAAGCGTGATAATACCTTGGATTTTTCCCTGGATACGTTCTGGAATGAAAAGGGAGGCGCTGATTAACATAATGCTGAACATAACAAGTCCGTCAAAGAACGCAAGAGAGGGTATTCCGTACCCCGGGGAAGATATTCCTTGCCTGCTGATACCGATAAAAAAAGCTGAGCCCGCTTCACTGAAAACAATAATGACAAGTAATATTACAGAGAGAAAAAAAAGAGGTTTGTTTAGTTTATTCATTGGTAGTATCCAAAATTATTTTAATGTTTTGTTATGACTAAATTTATCGGTTTTTGACCTTTCACATAAGAATAATTCTTCTTTACCCTCTACCATAACAAACCTTGAACCGCGATTGGGCGCTAATATAAGCTCCCCGCCTTTTTCAACAACAGTAAGGGAAACTGCTTCCTGTTTTGTATTTGAGGGAGGAAAATACAACCGCTCTTCCTGATTTGACAATTCTTCAATGAAACTCTCTTCAGCCTTATAGGTGACTTTGCCGGATGCAGTTCTGTTTTGATTGTCTGTACTTCTGATGACTTTTATTTTTAGAGCCCTGAATGGTGTATCTTCTTTTTCTTTTATTGAAAAACGATATTCAGAAGAATCACGCTCTTCGTAAGATATATCTGATGCCTTGATGCCGGGGCTTAGTCCTCCAATGACCTTACTGATCATTCCCGGCCATTTAAACTGACTGCTTTTTTGTTCCGCTTCACATTCCGCGTCACAATCTGTTGCAGATGTTTTGTTTTTCCTGTCACTATAGTCATTATATATGCCTGCTCCCATGGCGCAAACGGTGATAACACCTAAAACAGCTAACAGAATAAAAAATTTTTTTTGGGCGCTCAAATTTTTTCTCCTTTGTTTTTTTGTATTCTGGTTATGCACCTTGAAATACTGTTATCAAAGTGCATAACCAGATTTTTTAGCTATTCAGCTCATTCTTGTAATTTGTGGACAGTATCGAGATTTATCAGCAGGTTTTTATTCATCTGAATATATGGGCCACTGGTTTTTTCACCAAAGTATACTTTAACAATATGATCAGGGTCTATTTTAGTTCCACGCTTGGGGTCTGTATCAACGACTACAGGAAAAACAACTACAGGTCTTGGTACAGGTGTTGGACGTACCATAAGATTGGTAGGTGCGGCTGGGGTAGCGGTTCTGGTAGCGGTGATCTTTTCAATACTTTTTTTTGTTTTTTCGTTTGTAAAAACCTGATATTTAATTCCTTTACTGTTTAAAATTTCAAATGCCTGTTCATATTTTTTCCCTATGATGTTCGGAATTTCAATTTTTACAACTTCAGGTTTAGGTTCAGGTTCGGGTTTCGGCTCAGGTTTGCTTGAAACAACATACCAGATAATTCCACTTCCAATGAGAATGACGGCAGCAATAACAGCTATAATCCACAATGGAAACGGTTTGTCGTTATTGTCATCACCATTTGGGGCTTCAGATATGAGAATTTCAATGACAGGTCCTTCAGAAAAAATTTCATCGGGGTTTTCAACAGAAAAAACATCCAGTTTGAATTTATAGGAGCCGCTTTTTATTTCAGCCGGAATATTTATAGATACGGAATATTGCTGGGTATCGTTTTCTGCAAATTCCCTTTCACTTTCACCTTCTATGGTAAACCATGACTCATCCGCACCTTCCAAGGGTGATATTCTCGCACGGGCTGTCAGCTGGTTTCCTGTACTGTTGGTTACAGTATAAGAAACAGAGCTTTTTTTTCCCTTTATCAGCTCTATCTGACTTTTTACTGTTGTTATTGCAAAATCTCTGGCCATAATAGTACCTCCGTTTAGAAATTAGTGAAGTCTATGGGATTTTTAGACAGGCTCTTAGAGCCGTTTACGACGCTATCAAAATCTTTGTTTCATGGGTTACATAAGCAGGTTTTTCTTTTTCAATAATCCGTTCAATAATATACCGCATCGGCACTGCATTTTCAGGTACATTTATTATTATATGAAAAGGTAAAGGTATTCCTTTTTCATCTTTTGCGTTCTCATTGATTGAAAAACCCTTTACTCCGGTGGCCGTTTCCAAAAACATAATAAGGCCTTTAGAGGTACCCCGCCATTTTGAAAGATACCAGGCATTGGCAATGAGAAGTCTCAAATTGTCTGTTTTTATCATTTTGCCGGATGTATCTTCGTCATCAATAAGCCAGTCCATGTCCACCCATGTTAAAAGAAAACGGATAAATTTTTCATCTGTTTTGGCAGGATCAAAATAAGAGTCCAGATTGTTTAATATTGTTTCAGAATCTTTATGCATCCCTTCCATAACCGAGAGAAAAGCAAAAAGAGGGTTTCCCGGCTTGAAACTCTGCTGAAAAATTCCCGGCAGCAATGGTATTATTTTATGTTTTTCCATCTTAGCTTTCTCCGTCTGTTTCAACATGGATTTCATGTGTGCCGGAGCAGAACAGCCATGTTTCAGGAAGGGTAACTTTTTCCGTAAAGCTGTTTTTAGAACAGTTCGTAAAATTTTCTCCATCTGTACTTGTAAACACACCCTCGGGTGTACCTGTAAGAAGAATGGACTGCTCAGTATTTACTGCAAGGGTTGAAACAGGTTGAAAAAGTCTTTCTGCATCCCTTGAAGGAAGTCCGCATCTGATGTTTGGTCTGCGCCATATTCTATTCCTTGAAGCCATGTTTACCGACAGAACGCCGCCCCTGTGAGTTGCTGCAAAAACAGTTGACTCCATAAATGCGATGGCCCTTACACTGCCTCCAATCCAGTTTTCATTGATCGTTGACCAGCCGTCTTTTGATATGTCGGAACCAGTGAGTTCCGTATAACAGCATCCATTACCATCTTCATTTCCCATTACAGTGGGGCCGGCCCATAAAAATGTTCTCGGGCCGTCTATCTGGATCGCAAGGGTTCTTATGTCTTTCCCTTCTAAACCGATATTTTTAAAGGTTCCTGTTTTACCTCCGGCGGCAGACATATATATTCCTTTTTCTTTCTGGGAAGAGGCTATAACATATTGAGTTCCCCTGTTATCAAATGCAGTTGTTACGTTATAAAAACCTGAATCCTGATTTTCATTATCCACAAGCAGCTGGACGGGCACTGATCCGGGTTTTGCCCACAGTTCATAGAGGCCCACATCCGTTGCCATAAGCAAAAGAGGGATTCCGTCACGCTCGCTCAGGGTGATATCTTCAATCTCAAAGGCTGTATCAGCGATGGAAGACCAGGACTCACCGCAATCTGATGAAAAATAAACGGTTGATTTGATGTCCCCTGTCTTTTTTGTATTTAAAGCAATGGCACCGGGATTGTTTTTGCTGAGGCATACAGACCATATTGTATTCATATCATTTGTAAGTTGTAGAACAGCCTCCCAGCCTTTACCGTTATTCATTGTTCTGTAAAGGGTTGTTGTCTCTGAAGCATACCAGGTGTTTTTCTGGAAATGGTCTTCCACCACAGAGGTGATTTTTCCGTTTGGTACATCATCCACACTGAAAAAGACGTTATCTGCATAACTTACCCCCGGTTCTTTTAAAATGATGTCATAAACATCTGAAATTCTAAGGGGCTTTCCAAATGACCAGCCCGTTCCCCCTGAATTGTCCGGCAAGGGATTGATTGTTTTATAGAGTCTTTCTTCCACACGCTGCTTTACCGCATTGGGGTTTTGCCCCCTGTGGACAGTTACGTTTGCCTTAACATTTACAGTTTTATACCGGACCCAGTTGACAAGGCAGGTTGTTCCAAGGGGCATTCTGTTTAAAAGGGCATTTTGTATCTGGCTCAGTATCTCATTGTTTTCTTTTGTTTTGAGTATTTCAAGGGAAACGTTGTCTCTATTCTCAGAAATATTGGGTACAATGAGTATTTCAACAGTTCCCGGTTGTGCATGTGCCCAAAGTGCGGCTTTTGTAAAGGCTTTTGCCCTTATAACTCCCCCGGAGCTTTTCAGGGCGATCAGTTCGAAATCTTCTGCCGTAACAGCTCTTTCCAGGGAGTGCAGCTCCCTGGGGCCCCTTAAGATCGCATTTTTAATAGATTCCTGTTCACGCCCGCCGGTGGCGGCAAACGTGTTTGCTACGCTTATGCCCTGAATAGGATCTTTGAGTTTTGTAAGCGTGCCAGGGCCAATATTACCCCCGGGTCCGCCGCCTGAGGTATACCATGCTCTTACCTCATGTCCGTCTTTAATAACATTTCCTAAAATTTTTGTTGAGTCGCCTTTGCCGGATTTAATTTCAGGGGCAAAGGAAACAGTCCCGTTTGTTCTGTCGACCGTATAAATGTACGGGGTTTCTGAACTGCCGGTAAAATTCTCAGTTTCATTCCAGATCCTGTATGTTTTTCCCTGAAATTTTATCGCAGGGGTGCGTTCTTCAAGTTCATCGTCCGGTGTTTCCACCCCCACAATAAAATCATGCCGTCCCACAGATGCAACTGCAACAGGAGCATTTTTCAACGTAAGCTTTAAACCCGGTCTACCTGTCCCTTTGCCAATCAGTTCACCGTCGTGAAAGTCGCAGTGGGAGGCTGTTACATTAACAGACAGTTTCCCTTTTTTTATAATGGCTTTTTCATTGGTGTAAAAAATCGGCGGCGGCTGATCGGACCCCGTTGATTTTGTTGTGACCCTTGTACGCAAAGGAATAACCACATCGCTGTTTTGGGGCATCGTTAAGGAAAATGTCAATACGGCAGCAGCAGAAGACGGTGGGAAAAGTTTAACTCCAAGAAGATTCAAAAACGCAATATAAGCTTTATCAGGGACTTTATTTAACCTGTAGATCATTGTTTCCGTAAGGTGGGCAAATGATTCCAGAAGAACAATACCGGGATCGGAAGGCGTAAGATCAGTCCACGCAGGGCAGGTGTTCCTTATCGTTTTTAACGCTTCTTCCATAAGGTCATCAAATCGCCTGTCGTCAAGGTTTGGTGATATTAGTGACATATCTGCTCCTGTGTTTCTGTTTTACATCAGTTACTATAACTCGATCAGCAAGTTTTTAGGGAATTTGTTCAAATTCAAGGCGGAAACAATTTTTAACCGGAGGAATATACAACATATTTTGAGGATTAAAAATTTTTTCCAACGTCGAAGTTGGGCAAATTAACAAAAACTTGATCATCGAGTAGAACCTTCCAAATTAAAAGAGTAGGTTAAATGATCTTCGTTAAGGTTCTTTTTAATTGTATATGACATTGTAATATCGAGAATTTCGTCATATTCAGCATTGGGAGCCGCATCAATACCGGTGATTTCTATTCTTTTTTCCCATTTTGCAATTGCCTTTTTTATATAATGAATAGCAAGACCTGCGGTTGTTTCATCATTGGGTGAAAAGGTCAGTTTGTATAGTTCACATCCGTAATCCGGACGCATGATACGTTCACCCGGTACTGTTGAAAGAATCATTAATATCGACTGCCTGATGGAATTGCTTCCATCAACCATTTGAAGTGTTCCCATATCTGAAATACTAAGGCCCTTGGCAAAAGCCTGTTTCAGAGCTATATTTTTTTCAGATGAAAAATTAAACTTAAACGCATTAAAACGTTTCATTCATTTGCCCCCTATTTGACGCCGGCAAGTGTCTGACCGGGATTCCTGACTATATATTCTACCCCCCCCGGTGGTGTTCCGTCTGTAATACCCTTCAGGGAAGCAAGGCAAACACGTCTGCCGTTTATTTTGATAAAGTCTGAATAGCCTTGAGAAACTGTTAACGTCGATGTGCAGGGTTTTATGGCAGCGCCCACATTGGGGCAGCCTGCAACGGGCTTACCGATGGTGTCAGGTTCAACAAGGATTTTGTTTTTGTTAATCGTAACAAAATCTTGTGAGGGCGCTATTCCAACAGTACCGAGTTCATGTTTACATACAAGTTTTGCATTTTCAGTAAGTATAAAATTCAAATGATCATCCTTTGGTAAAATCTATGTTCGCGCCTTTAATGGTTATGGTTTTTCCCTTCGCCTCAATGATTACATCGGTTTTTGAATTGATTTCAAGACGCTCCGGTCCAAGTGTTATAGAGCTGCCGGGTTTGTTTTCAAGCGCAATGGTTTGTTCTGTATCATTTAAAACTATTTTCTGGCCTGAAGGGGAGATAAATGAAAAATTGTTGACCCTGCCGGAATCAATTCCCCATCCGTGTGAGCTGTCTGGATCAGTGGAAACTCCGCCTAAAACCAGGCCTCTGCCGGGGTTGCCGTTCATAAAAAGGACAAGCACCCTGTCCCCGACACAGGGAAGCATCACCAGTC comes from uncultured Desulfobacter sp. and encodes:
- a CDS encoding GPW/gp25 family protein; its protein translation is MKRFNAFKFNFSSEKNIALKQAFAKGLSISDMGTLQMVDGSNSIRQSILMILSTVPGERIMRPDYGCELYKLTFSPNDETTAGLAIHYIKKAIAKWEKRIEITGIDAAPNAEYDEILDITMSYTIKKNLNEDHLTYSFNLEGSTR
- a CDS encoding FAD-binding oxidoreductase, whose amino-acid sequence is MPDYDVIIVGAGSVGVPTAMALADKGVKTLVVDKHPSVGQGENKHAIGGIRATHTDPAKILVCLKSLDVFSTWRERFGQEIEWLKGGYIFPVYRETEEKLLKSFLPFQKEYGLNIDFKGPDDIAAAVPGINREGLIGGTISPDDGSASPLLACNFFFQRARALGATFQFKADVTGILVEKGAVTGVATSAGRFSAPVVIDAAGPYSADLNRSLGVDIPVVSESHEGAVTEPVQMFCPAMVVDMRPAEGSLNYYYYQNKHGQLIFCITPDPPIPGTSHDETSRFLPQVCSRMVSLMPRLKHIRVRRVWRGLYPMTPDGSPFVGWNRKVDGLLHATGMCGQGFMLGPGVGEVVARMVIRNETPEDRIVLEKFSLYRDLGAGMEALK
- a CDS encoding putative baseplate assembly protein, which codes for MSLISPNLDDRRFDDLMEEALKTIRNTCPAWTDLTPSDPGIVLLESFAHLTETMIYRLNKVPDKAYIAFLNLLGVKLFPPSSAAAVLTFSLTMPQNSDVVIPLRTRVTTKSTGSDQPPPIFYTNEKAIIKKGKLSVNVTASHCDFHDGELIGKGTGRPGLKLTLKNAPVAVASVGRHDFIVGVETPDDELEERTPAIKFQGKTYRIWNETENFTGSSETPYIYTVDRTNGTVSFAPEIKSGKGDSTKILGNVIKDGHEVRAWYTSGGGPGGNIGPGTLTKLKDPIQGISVANTFAATGGREQESIKNAILRGPRELHSLERAVTAEDFELIALKSSGGVIRAKAFTKAALWAHAQPGTVEILIVPNISENRDNVSLEILKTKENNEILSQIQNALLNRMPLGTTCLVNWVRYKTVNVKANVTVHRGQNPNAVKQRVEERLYKTINPLPDNSGGTGWSFGKPLRISDVYDIILKEPGVSYADNVFFSVDDVPNGKITSVVEDHFQKNTWYASETTTLYRTMNNGKGWEAVLQLTNDMNTIWSVCLSKNNPGAIALNTKKTGDIKSTVYFSSDCGESWSSIADTAFEIEDITLSERDGIPLLLMATDVGLYELWAKPGSVPVQLLVDNENQDSGFYNVTTAFDNRGTQYVIASSQKEKGIYMSAAGGKTGTFKNIGLEGKDIRTLAIQIDGPRTFLWAGPTVMGNEDGNGCCYTELTGSDISKDGWSTINENWIGGSVRAIAFMESTVFAATHRGGVLSVNMASRNRIWRRPNIRCGLPSRDAERLFQPVSTLAVNTEQSILLTGTPEGVFTSTDGENFTNCSKNSFTEKVTLPETWLFCSGTHEIHVETDGES
- a CDS encoding phage tail protein; its protein translation is MEKHKIIPLLPGIFQQSFKPGNPLFAFLSVMEGMHKDSETILNNLDSYFDPAKTDEKFIRFLLTWVDMDWLIDDEDTSGKMIKTDNLRLLIANAWYLSKWRGTSKGLIMFLETATGVKGFSINENAKDEKGIPLPFHIIINVPENAVPMRYIIERIIEKEKPAYVTHETKILIAS